Proteins from a genomic interval of Pseudoruegeria sp. SHC-113:
- a CDS encoding thiamine pyrophosphate-binding protein: protein MTRHGGDALIASLREQGVARVFSIPGESFLAALDGLYESGIDNVVARQEGGAAMMAEAYGKLTGRPGVAFVTRGPGATNASSGVHVAFQDSTPMILFVGQVASDQRDREAFQEVDYRAMFGPLAKWVAEIDRTDRIPEYVARAFQVAQSGRPGPVVLALPEDMLSSACDAPPVPAAVLPSGLAAASDVAEVIAQLEAAERPLVMLGGGNWSAAAAKAIATVAEVLDLPVGASFRCQDFLDNRHPHYIGDIGIGVNPKLAQRVRAADVILCLGARLGEMTTSGYTLLTPPVPAQRLLHVHADPNELGRVYHPTLAVAADAGKFAQSMAEALAGRAARPAGPWVKEARAEYDAWQQPRETPGELKMEQVIAHLNAALPDDAIVTNGAGNYSAWLHRYYRYRNFRTQLAPTSGSMGYGLPAAVAAKIERPEQEVICLAGDGCFQMTMQEFGVACEHGANLIVLISNNGMYGTIRLHQQKKYPRRPSGTDLFNPDFAALARSYGAFGAVAATNAEFEAAFAQARAAGKPAIIELQISPQALGPMVELETIPG from the coding sequence ATGACACGGCATGGCGGCGACGCGCTGATCGCGTCCCTGCGGGAGCAGGGCGTTGCGCGGGTATTCAGCATCCCCGGAGAAAGCTTTCTGGCGGCATTGGACGGGCTTTACGAGTCCGGGATCGACAACGTGGTGGCGCGGCAGGAAGGCGGCGCGGCGATGATGGCCGAGGCCTATGGCAAGCTGACGGGGCGGCCCGGCGTTGCCTTCGTGACGCGCGGCCCGGGCGCGACGAATGCGTCCTCCGGTGTCCATGTGGCGTTTCAGGATTCCACGCCGATGATCCTTTTCGTGGGGCAGGTGGCCAGCGATCAGCGCGACAGGGAAGCGTTTCAGGAAGTCGATTATCGCGCGATGTTTGGCCCGCTTGCCAAATGGGTGGCCGAGATCGACCGGACAGACCGGATCCCGGAATATGTCGCGCGGGCGTTTCAGGTGGCGCAATCGGGCCGACCCGGCCCTGTGGTTCTGGCGCTCCCTGAGGATATGCTGTCTTCGGCATGCGACGCGCCGCCGGTTCCGGCTGCCGTGCTGCCCTCTGGCCTTGCGGCGGCGTCGGATGTGGCCGAAGTGATTGCGCAGCTTGAGGCGGCGGAGCGGCCGCTTGTCATGCTGGGCGGCGGCAACTGGTCGGCCGCGGCGGCGAAGGCCATCGCCACCGTGGCCGAGGTGCTGGACCTGCCGGTGGGGGCGTCCTTCCGGTGTCAGGATTTCCTCGACAACCGGCACCCGCATTACATCGGCGACATCGGCATTGGCGTGAACCCCAAGCTGGCGCAGCGCGTCCGCGCGGCCGATGTGATCCTCTGCCTCGGGGCGCGGCTGGGGGAAATGACGACCAGCGGCTACACCCTGCTCACGCCGCCGGTTCCGGCGCAGCGGCTGCTGCATGTCCATGCAGATCCGAACGAGCTTGGCCGGGTATATCATCCCACGCTGGCCGTGGCGGCGGATGCCGGGAAGTTCGCCCAGAGCATGGCCGAGGCGCTGGCCGGGCGTGCGGCGCGGCCCGCCGGGCCTTGGGTGAAAGAGGCGCGTGCGGAGTACGATGCGTGGCAACAGCCCCGCGAAACGCCGGGCGAACTGAAGATGGAGCAGGTGATTGCGCATCTCAACGCTGCCCTGCCAGACGATGCCATCGTGACGAATGGCGCGGGCAACTACTCGGCCTGGCTGCATCGCTACTACCGCTATCGCAATTTCCGCACCCAGCTTGCGCCGACAAGCGGCTCCATGGGCTACGGGCTGCCCGCTGCCGTGGCGGCAAAGATCGAGCGCCCGGAGCAGGAGGTGATCTGCCTTGCGGGGGATGGCTGCTTCCAGATGACGATGCAGGAGTTCGGCGTGGCCTGCGAGCATGGGGCCAACCTCATCGTGCTGATCTCCAACAACGGGATGTATGGCACCATTCGTCTGCACCAGCAGAAGAAATACCCGCGCCGCCCCAGCGGGACGGATCTGTTCAACCCCGATTTCGCCGCGCTGGCGCGCAGCTATGGCGCCTTCGGCGCGGTGGCGGCAACGAACGCCGAGTTCGAAGCGGCCTTTGCCCAGGCGCGGGCGGCGGGCAAGCCGGCCATCATCGAGCTGCAGATCTCGCCTCAGGCGCTTGGCCCGATGGTCGAGCTTGAAACGATACCCGGCTGA
- a CDS encoding FadR/GntR family transcriptional regulator, which produces MDNSAIFGTIERPRRLPDEIAQTIMTAISSGELKIGDKLPSETEMSERFGVARTVVREAVSLLKFDGVVDAKRGVGAFVADRSERTSFRISPACFQKRQEIVKLLQLRTSVQSGAAALAAEFRSDDQLEVIAATFEELLNANRRGPKEAVAERVDAELRLYRLITEASDNSYFCDVVSMIEANIQTHLRSAFLKNTAACEFKDSVIEEHRAVLDAIAAGDPEKARTATRRRFANAATSLAERKDFA; this is translated from the coding sequence ATGGACAATTCTGCGATTTTTGGAACCATTGAGCGCCCGAGGCGGCTTCCGGATGAGATTGCCCAGACCATCATGACGGCGATTTCCTCCGGTGAGCTGAAGATCGGCGACAAGCTTCCCAGCGAAACCGAGATGTCGGAGCGCTTCGGCGTGGCGCGCACGGTGGTGCGGGAGGCGGTGTCGCTGCTGAAGTTCGACGGGGTGGTGGACGCCAAACGCGGGGTCGGGGCCTTCGTGGCGGACCGCAGCGAGCGGACGTCGTTTCGGATCAGCCCGGCCTGTTTCCAGAAACGGCAGGAGATCGTGAAACTGCTCCAGCTGCGCACCTCGGTGCAATCCGGGGCGGCGGCGCTGGCCGCGGAATTTCGCAGCGACGATCAGCTTGAGGTGATTGCGGCGACGTTTGAAGAGCTCCTGAACGCCAACCGCCGGGGGCCCAAGGAGGCCGTGGCGGAGCGTGTGGACGCGGAGCTGCGGCTTTACCGGCTGATCACCGAAGCCTCCGACAACTCCTATTTCTGCGACGTTGTCAGCATGATCGAGGCCAACATCCAGACGCATCTGCGCTCCGCTTTCCTCAAGAACACCGCCGCGTGCGAGTTCAAGGACTCCGTCATCGAAGAGCATCGCGCGGTGCTGGACGCGATCGCCGCAGGCGATCCGGAGAAGGCACGCACGGCGACACGGCGCAGGTTTGCCAACGCGGCGACAAGTCTTGCCGAGCGCAAAGACTTCGCCTGA
- the lipB gene encoding lipoyl(octanoyl) transferase LipB yields MVEWIAREGLLDYAEAVAFMEARAAAIAAGEAEELIWLVEHPPLYTAGTSAKIEDLTDPERFPVYESARGGQYTYHGPGQRVVYVMLDVGKRGRDVRRFVQQLEEWVIATLEAFNVKGEIREGRVGVWVQRPDRPLTATGAVREDKIAAIGIRLRKWVSFHGISINVEPDLEHFTGIVPCGITEHGVTSLVDLGLPVTMDDLDVALRASFEETFGT; encoded by the coding sequence ATGGTGGAATGGATCGCCCGCGAGGGCTTGCTGGACTACGCAGAGGCCGTGGCCTTCATGGAAGCCCGCGCCGCCGCCATTGCCGCCGGCGAGGCCGAGGAGCTGATCTGGCTCGTCGAACACCCGCCGCTCTATACCGCTGGCACCTCTGCAAAGATCGAGGATCTGACGGACCCGGAGCGCTTCCCCGTCTATGAGAGCGCGCGCGGCGGGCAATATACCTACCACGGGCCGGGGCAGCGGGTTGTTTACGTGATGCTCGATGTGGGCAAGCGCGGGCGCGACGTGCGCCGCTTCGTGCAGCAGCTTGAGGAATGGGTGATCGCGACGCTCGAGGCCTTCAACGTGAAGGGCGAGATCCGCGAAGGGCGCGTGGGCGTCTGGGTGCAGCGCCCCGACAGGCCGCTGACGGCCACCGGCGCTGTGCGCGAAGACAAGATCGCCGCCATCGGCATCCGCCTGCGAAAATGGGTCAGCTTCCACGGCATCTCGATCAACGTGGAGCCGGATCTGGAGCATTTCACCGGGATCGTTCCTTGCGGAATCACCGAACACGGGGTGACGAGCCTTGTGGATCTGGGCCTTCCCGTCACGATGGACGACTTGGATGTCGCCCTGCGCGCCAGTTTCGAAGAGACCTTCGGCACGTAA
- a CDS encoding c-type cytochrome: protein MKTQRILTLLAATLLTAPAFAEGDVAAGEADFKKCKACHMIADGDNVIFKGGKTGPNLFGIVGKQAGTVEGYRYGADLVAAGEAGLVWDEANLAEYLKDPKKFLQETLGDGGAKSKMAFKLSKGSEDVAAYLATFAAAQ, encoded by the coding sequence ATGAAAACCCAACGGATTCTGACCCTGCTCGCCGCCACCCTGCTCACCGCCCCGGCTTTTGCGGAAGGCGATGTGGCCGCAGGCGAAGCGGACTTCAAGAAATGCAAGGCCTGTCACATGATCGCCGACGGCGACAACGTGATCTTCAAGGGCGGCAAAACCGGCCCCAACCTGTTTGGAATCGTCGGCAAGCAGGCCGGCACGGTGGAAGGCTACCGCTACGGCGCCGATCTGGTGGCCGCTGGTGAAGCCGGGCTCGTCTGGGACGAGGCGAATCTGGCCGAATACCTGAAGGATCCGAAGAAATTCCTGCAGGAAACGCTGGGCGATGGTGGCGCGAAATCCAAGATGGCCTTCAAGCTGTCCAAGGGCAGCGAAGACGTTGCCGCATACCTCGCTACCTTCGCAGCGGCGCAATAA
- the ctaD gene encoding cytochrome c oxidase subunit I has product MADAAIQGHDEHHDERGFFTRWFMSTNHKDIGILYLFTAGIVGFISVAFTVYMRLELMDPGVQYMCLEGARFFASDEVCTPNGHLWNVMITYHGVLMMFFVVIPALFGGFGNYFMPLQIGAPDMAFPRLNNLSYWMYVCGVALGVASMLSPGGNDQLGSGVGWVLYPPLSTNEGGMSMDLAIFAVHVSGASSILGAINMITTFLNMRAPGMTLFKVPLFGWSIFVTSWLILLSLPVLAGAITMLLTDRNFGTTFFDPAGGGDPILYQHILWFFGHPEVYIIIVPGFGIISQVIATFARKPIFGYLPMVWAMIAIGVLGFVVWAHHMYTVGMSLTQQSYFMLATMVIAVPTGIKIFSWIATMWGGSVEFKTPMLWAFGFLFLFTVGGVTGVVLSQAAVDRAYHDTYYVVAHFHYVMSLGAVFCIFAGIYYWIGKMSGRQYPEWAGKLHFWTMFIGANLTFFPQHFLGRQGMPRRYIDYPEAFAFWNAVSSWGAFLSFASFLFFIGVVYYTLTRGKKIEEDNYWNEHADTLEWTLPCPPPEHTFETLPKQSDWDKGHAH; this is encoded by the coding sequence ATGGCGGACGCAGCCATTCAAGGCCATGACGAACACCATGACGAGCGCGGGTTTTTCACGCGCTGGTTCATGTCGACTAACCACAAAGATATCGGCATCCTTTATCTCTTCACCGCTGGGATCGTAGGCTTCATCTCCGTTGCCTTCACCGTTTACATGCGGCTCGAGCTGATGGATCCGGGCGTGCAATACATGTGCCTTGAAGGCGCACGGTTCTTCGCATCCGACGAAGTCTGCACCCCCAACGGCCACCTCTGGAACGTGATGATCACCTATCACGGCGTGCTGATGATGTTCTTCGTCGTCATTCCCGCCCTGTTCGGTGGCTTCGGCAACTACTTCATGCCGCTGCAGATCGGCGCGCCGGACATGGCCTTCCCGCGCCTGAACAACCTGTCGTACTGGATGTATGTCTGCGGTGTGGCGCTCGGCGTGGCTTCCATGCTCTCGCCCGGCGGCAACGATCAGCTCGGCTCCGGTGTGGGCTGGGTGCTCTACCCTCCGCTTTCCACCAACGAAGGCGGCATGTCGATGGATCTGGCGATCTTCGCCGTGCACGTTTCCGGTGCTTCCTCGATCCTCGGCGCGATCAACATGATCACCACCTTCCTGAACATGCGTGCCCCCGGCATGACCCTGTTCAAGGTGCCGCTCTTCGGCTGGTCGATCTTCGTCACGTCCTGGCTCATCCTGCTGTCGCTGCCCGTTCTGGCCGGCGCCATCACCATGCTGCTGACGGACCGCAACTTCGGGACCACCTTCTTCGACCCTGCCGGTGGCGGTGATCCGATCCTCTACCAGCACATCCTGTGGTTCTTCGGCCACCCGGAAGTCTACATCATCATCGTGCCGGGCTTCGGCATCATCTCGCAGGTGATCGCGACCTTCGCGCGCAAGCCGATCTTCGGCTACCTGCCGATGGTCTGGGCCATGATCGCGATCGGTGTTCTGGGCTTCGTCGTCTGGGCGCACCACATGTACACCGTCGGCATGAGCCTGACGCAGCAGTCCTACTTCATGCTCGCCACCATGGTGATCGCGGTGCCCACCGGCATTAAGATCTTCTCCTGGATCGCGACGATGTGGGGCGGCTCCGTTGAGTTCAAAACCCCGATGCTCTGGGCCTTCGGCTTCCTCTTCCTCTTCACCGTGGGCGGTGTGACGGGCGTTGTGCTCTCCCAGGCCGCCGTGGACCGCGCCTACCACGACACCTACTACGTCGTTGCGCACTTCCACTACGTGATGAGCCTTGGTGCCGTGTTCTGTATCTTCGCCGGTATCTACTACTGGATCGGCAAGATGAGCGGCCGCCAGTACCCGGAATGGGCCGGCAAGCTGCACTTCTGGACGATGTTCATCGGTGCCAACCTGACGTTCTTCCCCCAGCACTTCCTGGGCCGTCAGGGCATGCCCCGCCGTTACATCGACTACCCGGAAGCCTTCGCGTTCTGGAACGCCGTTTCCAGCTGGGGTGCCTTCCTGTCGTTTGCCTCCTTCCTCTTCTTCATCGGCGTGGTGTACTACACCCTGACGCGCGGCAAGAAGATCGAAGAAGACAACTACTGGAACGAGCATGCCGACACGCTGGAGTGGACGCTGCCCTGCCCGCCGCCGGAGCACACCTTCGAAACGCTGCCCAAGCAGTCTGACTGGGACAAGGGACACGCCCACTAA
- a CDS encoding DUF2244 domain-containing protein — protein MPATWLEYPEGAPEQSGAPSHEGRTLPRVQLLMEPHQSLTPRGFVIFIGVTAALFLLPLLAVLGSPVLWGLLPFFGLAVAGVWYAIRRNQRDAQITEELTLWPDRALLRHMAARGPEQTWEANPYWITVELLQKGGPVPNYIVLKGGPRPVEIGRFLSEEERVELAADLRLWLGRLGN, from the coding sequence ATGCCGGCCACATGGCTTGAATATCCTGAAGGGGCTCCGGAGCAATCCGGGGCCCCTTCGCATGAGGGGCGCACCCTGCCCCGCGTACAGCTTTTGATGGAGCCGCACCAGTCGCTCACGCCGCGCGGCTTCGTGATCTTCATCGGGGTGACGGCGGCGCTCTTCCTGCTGCCCCTGCTGGCGGTTCTGGGCTCGCCCGTGCTGTGGGGGCTCTTGCCCTTCTTTGGGCTGGCGGTAGCCGGGGTCTGGTATGCGATCCGCCGCAACCAGCGCGACGCGCAGATCACCGAAGAGCTCACCCTCTGGCCCGACCGCGCGCTGCTGCGCCACATGGCGGCGCGCGGGCCGGAACAAACCTGGGAAGCCAACCCTTACTGGATCACCGTGGAGCTTCTGCAAAAGGGTGGCCCGGTGCCAAACTATATCGTGCTGAAAGGCGGCCCCCGCCCGGTGGAGATCGGCCGTTTCCTAAGCGAAGAAGAACGTGTGGAGCTGGCGGCGGATCTGCGCCTCTGGCTCGGGCGTCTGGGGAACTGA
- a CDS encoding CBU_0592 family membrane protein — MTAIQTFVQALQIFPAGFSAGLGILGVGLYIGNYVLIALNRVDSRAVGYFLVNTLAASCVLISLSREFNFASALIQLFWISLGLLAIAVRMGRSARAYKGVQAHAACRRPLPACCRRRARRRAPVPRVHVSPLRGPKAKGAKGLTLPLQ; from the coding sequence ATGACGGCTATTCAGACCTTCGTGCAGGCATTGCAGATCTTTCCTGCCGGTTTCTCCGCCGGCTTGGGGATCCTCGGGGTGGGGCTCTACATCGGAAATTACGTCCTGATTGCGCTCAATCGGGTGGACAGCCGCGCGGTTGGCTATTTCCTCGTCAACACGCTGGCGGCCAGCTGTGTGCTGATCAGCCTCAGCCGGGAGTTCAATTTCGCCTCTGCCCTGATCCAGCTGTTCTGGATCAGCCTCGGCCTGCTGGCCATTGCCGTGCGGATGGGGCGTTCGGCCCGTGCCTATAAGGGTGTCCAGGCGCACGCCGCGTGCCGGAGGCCGCTCCCCGCCTGTTGCCGACGCCGGGCGCGGCGGCGGGCCCCGGTGCCGCGGGTCCATGTCTCCCCGTTGCGTGGGCCAAAGGCGAAGGGCGCTAAAGGGTTAACGCTGCCGCTGCAGTGA
- a CDS encoding enoyl-acyl carrier protein reductase FabMG, which produces MTPLNPIRSVPAPAGYGAGDVLVIFGEVFGRGYVNGLIDAAEKAGMTVLYGTVGRRDAEGSLRPLTEEELAAKGHGPIINVPLEAGFDKEKASDGLTLSDRLNALGKDWEEGSLDLAAIEEARLKGEARFKASVADFMAALKPHLPEGANVLFAHTMAGGIPASKRVLSVSNRVFKGMDARYLSSKTYWDSPIGRACEISFEEVTARTLTHLVEGSADLRAEVEAKGGRVNYVAYGYHGTECLIDGSYQWQTYAPYLQGFAKMRLEDLAAEARATGANVSVYNAPEILTNSSGVFVGVELPLYRLLNALDHEAESAPFSATVKANCAAKLTDGEAALARVQEILDTYHADPSTQYMRVFADWPQHNTPEQMNIMLGSSAELRAMHKDSDDLMTSYLSQIVFTACGHIMLHQSWTADSAAYWMGHDVVSKTLGVTGLPG; this is translated from the coding sequence ATGACCCCTCTGAACCCCATCCGCAGCGTTCCCGCCCCCGCCGGTTACGGCGCAGGCGATGTGCTTGTCATTTTTGGCGAGGTCTTTGGCCGCGGCTATGTGAACGGGCTGATCGATGCGGCGGAAAAGGCCGGGATGACGGTGCTTTACGGCACGGTGGGCCGCCGCGACGCCGAAGGTTCCTTGCGCCCGCTCACCGAGGAAGAACTGGCCGCCAAGGGCCATGGGCCGATCATCAATGTGCCGCTGGAGGCTGGCTTTGACAAGGAGAAGGCCTCGGACGGGCTGACGCTGTCTGATCGCCTCAACGCGCTGGGCAAGGATTGGGAAGAGGGCAGCCTTGATCTGGCCGCTATCGAAGAAGCCCGCCTGAAAGGCGAGGCCCGCTTCAAAGCCAGCGTGGCCGATTTCATGGCCGCGCTGAAGCCGCATCTGCCCGAAGGTGCGAATGTGCTTTTTGCCCACACGATGGCGGGCGGCATTCCGGCTTCCAAGCGGGTGCTGTCGGTGTCCAACCGCGTCTTCAAGGGGATGGATGCACGCTACCTGTCGTCCAAGACCTATTGGGACAGCCCCATTGGCCGCGCCTGCGAAATCTCCTTCGAAGAGGTGACGGCACGCACGCTGACGCATCTGGTGGAAGGCTCCGCCGATCTACGCGCCGAGGTGGAGGCCAAGGGCGGACGTGTGAACTATGTGGCCTATGGCTACCACGGCACTGAATGCCTCATCGATGGCAGCTACCAGTGGCAGACCTATGCGCCCTACCTGCAGGGCTTTGCCAAGATGCGGCTTGAGGATCTCGCCGCCGAAGCGCGCGCCACGGGGGCAAATGTCTCCGTCTACAACGCGCCGGAAATCCTGACGAACTCTTCGGGTGTCTTCGTCGGCGTCGAGCTGCCGCTCTACCGCTTGCTGAACGCGCTGGATCACGAGGCCGAAAGTGCCCCGTTCTCCGCCACCGTGAAGGCCAATTGCGCCGCCAAGCTGACCGATGGCGAGGCCGCGCTGGCCCGCGTGCAGGAGATCCTCGACACCTACCACGCCGACCCGTCCACGCAGTACATGCGCGTCTTTGCTGATTGGCCGCAGCACAACACGCCCGAGCAGATGAACATCATGCTGGGCAGCTCCGCCGAGTTGCGCGCCATGCACAAGGACAGCGACGATCTGATGACGAGCTACCTGAGCCAGATCGTCTTCACCGCCTGCGGCCACATCATGCTGCACCAGAGCTGGACAGCCGACAGCGCCGCCTACTGGATGGGCCATGACGTTGTCTCCAAAACCCTGGGCGTGACCGGCCTTCCGGGCTGA
- a CDS encoding GatB/YqeY domain-containing protein — MNMRNEISTSLKAAMKAKDMDRLSTLRLINAAIKDKDIALRGETGEGQVSDADILGILGKMVKQRQESARAYEEGGRLELAEKERAEITVIEDFLPRQLSGDEITAAIDTAISETGAESIRDMGKVMGALKAKYTGQMDFGQVGGLLKERLG, encoded by the coding sequence ATGAACATGAGAAACGAGATCAGCACGTCGCTGAAGGCCGCCATGAAAGCCAAGGACATGGACAGGCTCTCCACGTTGCGGCTGATCAACGCCGCCATCAAGGACAAGGACATCGCGCTCAGGGGCGAAACCGGGGAAGGGCAGGTCTCTGACGCTGACATCCTTGGAATCCTTGGGAAAATGGTGAAGCAGCGTCAGGAAAGCGCGCGCGCCTATGAAGAGGGCGGACGGCTGGAACTGGCCGAGAAGGAACGCGCCGAGATCACCGTGATCGAGGATTTCCTGCCGCGCCAGCTGTCGGGCGATGAAATCACCGCCGCCATCGACACGGCAATCTCCGAAACCGGGGCCGAGTCGATCCGTGACATGGGCAAGGTGATGGGGGCCTTGAAGGCCAAATACACCGGCCAGATGGATTTCGGGCAGGTCGGCGGCCTGCTGAAAGAGCGCCTCGGCTGA